A region of Solibacillus isronensis DNA encodes the following proteins:
- the cbiE gene encoding precorrin-6y C5,15-methyltransferase (decarboxylating) subunit CbiE, whose translation MKMIGIGDNGPASLLPQYIAWINSSEVLVGGKRHLDFFPDYTGEKIMIKGGLSRLVEKLQAETRNVVILVSGDPLFYGLGGVLAKKLPLEIYPYASSVQLAFTKMQESWQDAYLTSVHGRSLKGLAQKIDGRKKIAILTDEENSPNAIAHYLKAYGMTEYDAFVAENLEGPTERCRHLSLDEMENAEFSPLNVVILKQREAVDRASIGIDDDKFIQRKPDKGLITKKEIRVLCLQALQLKEISIAWDIGTCTGSVAIEMAKIAREGQVYAIEKNEADLENCLQNQNIHRTDFTAVLGKAPERLEEFPDPDAIFIGGNGGNMEQLLKLCVERLKPNGRIVMNIATIENLAEAMGHFKKFNCDVSVLQAQISKSKPILNLTRFEPLNPIFIVTAKKGMEL comes from the coding sequence ATGAAAATGATTGGTATCGGGGATAACGGTCCAGCAAGTTTACTCCCTCAATATATCGCTTGGATCAATTCAAGTGAAGTACTTGTTGGTGGTAAACGTCATCTTGACTTTTTTCCGGATTACACCGGCGAGAAGATCATGATAAAAGGTGGACTCTCACGACTCGTGGAAAAGCTGCAGGCAGAAACGAGAAACGTCGTCATTTTAGTATCAGGCGACCCGTTGTTTTACGGATTAGGAGGAGTTTTGGCGAAGAAGCTCCCATTAGAAATTTACCCATATGCAAGCTCTGTTCAATTAGCATTTACAAAAATGCAGGAAAGCTGGCAGGATGCCTATTTAACGAGTGTTCACGGGAGATCATTGAAAGGGCTTGCCCAAAAAATCGATGGCCGAAAAAAAATAGCGATATTGACAGATGAAGAAAATTCACCGAATGCAATTGCCCACTATTTAAAAGCGTACGGCATGACCGAATACGATGCGTTTGTAGCAGAAAACTTGGAAGGTCCAACTGAACGATGTCGTCATCTTTCTTTGGATGAAATGGAGAATGCCGAATTTTCACCATTGAATGTCGTTATTTTAAAGCAGCGTGAAGCTGTAGATCGTGCGTCAATCGGTATTGATGATGACAAGTTTATTCAGCGAAAACCGGATAAAGGGCTCATAACGAAAAAGGAGATCCGTGTACTTTGTCTACAAGCGCTGCAATTAAAAGAAATAAGTATCGCGTGGGACATCGGGACATGTACAGGCTCAGTTGCCATTGAAATGGCGAAAATTGCCCGTGAAGGTCAAGTATATGCGATCGAAAAAAATGAAGCGGATTTGGAAAACTGTCTTCAAAATCAGAATATTCACCGTACGGACTTTACAGCTGTTTTAGGAAAAGCACCAGAAAGATTAGAAGAATTTCCTGATCCGGATGCCATTTTCATTGGTGGAAACGGCGGCAATATGGAGCAGTTACTGAAACTATGTGTCGAACGATTAAAGCCAAATGGCCGCATTGTGATGAACATCGCGACCATTGAAAACTTGGCAGAAGCTATGGGACATTTTAAAAAGTTCAACTGTGATGTTTCTGTACTGCAGGCACAAATATCAAAAAGTAAGCCAATTTTAAATTTAACGCGTTTTGAGCCGTTAAATCCAATTTTTATCGTAACAGCAAAGAAAGGAATGGAATTATGA
- a CDS encoding nitroreductase family protein codes for MLEALKKRRAVRQFLPMEVEREKIEQLLEAATYAPNDRMREPWRFYILQGDSLKRFEQVALDYLQQRFPTKPNLVESSMQAVTKTPLIIVVTSAVVDGDDGATLDNKFAVSSAIMSMWLMAEALGLGMVWRTRGVGLVHDTALHEFIGASDAEHLVGTLCIGYPEEPVSTEKKRTPFVEKTTWV; via the coding sequence ATGTTAGAAGCATTAAAAAAACGACGTGCGGTTCGTCAATTTTTACCAATGGAAGTAGAGCGGGAAAAAATTGAACAATTATTGGAAGCAGCTACGTATGCACCGAATGACCGCATGCGCGAACCTTGGCGATTTTACATATTGCAGGGAGACAGTTTAAAGCGTTTTGAACAAGTAGCACTCGATTATTTACAGCAGCGCTTCCCGACAAAACCAAACTTGGTGGAAAGCTCGATGCAGGCGGTTACAAAGACACCGCTCATCATTGTCGTCACTTCTGCTGTAGTAGACGGAGATGATGGTGCGACACTGGACAATAAATTCGCTGTCAGCAGTGCGATTATGTCGATGTGGCTAATGGCTGAAGCGCTCGGTTTAGGCATGGTGTGGCGGACACGCGGCGTCGGTCTTGTACATGACACGGCTTTGCATGAATTTATCGGGGCATCGGATGCCGAACACCTTGTCGGTACGTTATGTATCGGTTATCCGGAAGAACCGGTATCTACGGAGAAAAAACGGACACCATTTGTTGAAAAAACAACTTGGGTATAA
- a CDS encoding precorrin-8X methylmutase — protein MANMNFNTEFVPLTVDPDKIYDYSFAIIKEEMGEHSFTDEQWLVVRRVIHASADFELGRSMIFTDDAIEAGIQSILAGRHVVADVQMIESGSGRKRFQKHGGDLHCYIADEDVSIEAKKLGTTRAIISMQKATQLQEGGIYAIGNAPTALLELIRLIKEGLAKPDLIIGMPVGFVSAAESKAELAILEGIPFITNVGRKGGSTVTVAALNAISIMADERAKEAK, from the coding sequence ATGGCAAATATGAACTTTAATACAGAATTCGTACCACTTACAGTAGACCCGGACAAAATATATGACTACAGTTTTGCAATCATCAAAGAAGAAATGGGTGAACATTCATTTACAGATGAACAATGGCTTGTCGTTCGCCGCGTTATTCATGCTTCGGCAGACTTCGAATTGGGGCGCAGCATGATTTTTACGGATGATGCGATAGAAGCGGGCATTCAGTCTATTTTAGCTGGACGTCATGTTGTTGCCGATGTTCAGATGATTGAAAGCGGATCAGGACGCAAACGGTTCCAAAAACATGGCGGGGATTTACATTGTTATATCGCAGATGAGGATGTATCAATCGAAGCAAAAAAACTTGGAACAACGCGTGCCATTATTTCGATGCAAAAGGCGACGCAACTGCAGGAAGGCGGTATTTATGCAATCGGTAATGCCCCGACAGCTTTACTTGAACTGATTCGCCTGATTAAAGAAGGCCTTGCAAAGCCGGATTTAATTATTGGGATGCCGGTTGGGTTCGTTTCGGCAGCAGAATCCAAAGCGGAATTAGCGATTTTAGAAGGTATTCCGTTTATTACGAATGTAGGAAGAAAAGGTGGCAGTACTGTAACCGTCGCAGCATTAAATGCCATCTCAATCATGGCAGATGAACGAGCAAAAGAAGCGAAATAA
- a CDS encoding cobalt-precorrin 5A hydrolase encodes MINLREGEVPEVRVTKPYALVAITKHGVANARKYAEKFPYVDVYYMKKFEQGDEDEKNIQLFDGTVRLLLPALFKAYKSMILIISLGAVVRMIAPILVDKKKDPGVLVVDDKGQYVVSVLSGHIGGANALTNEFAQAIDATPIVTTASDVQKTIAVDLFGARYGWVWDSEEKLTPVSASVVNEEQVAIVQETGEKNWWLHETPMPDTLKIYSTTEEAIAAKPHATLLITDRIIEKEEEVLLENGVIYRPKSIVLGMGCNRGTSAEEIEQLIDETLSELKLSKKSVKAIATIDLKKDEPGFLQVTARNNWQFITYTPAELNEMPLQNPSETVFKFTGAYGVSEPAALRCANATDWLLEKKKCGNATISIARITFDEEVTE; translated from the coding sequence ATGATTAACTTACGTGAAGGGGAAGTACCGGAAGTTCGCGTAACAAAACCTTATGCACTTGTAGCCATTACTAAGCACGGTGTTGCGAATGCGCGAAAGTATGCGGAGAAGTTTCCGTATGTCGATGTATATTATATGAAGAAATTCGAACAGGGCGATGAGGACGAAAAAAATATTCAGCTATTTGACGGGACGGTGCGCCTGCTGCTCCCTGCATTATTTAAAGCATATAAGTCGATGATACTGATTATTTCCCTTGGTGCAGTAGTCCGTATGATTGCCCCGATTCTAGTAGACAAAAAGAAAGATCCGGGTGTGCTCGTTGTGGACGACAAAGGACAATATGTCGTGAGTGTTCTTTCCGGTCATATCGGTGGCGCGAATGCCCTGACAAATGAGTTTGCACAAGCGATCGATGCGACTCCGATTGTAACAACAGCATCAGATGTGCAAAAAACAATCGCGGTAGATTTATTTGGTGCACGGTACGGATGGGTTTGGGATAGTGAAGAGAAATTAACGCCCGTCAGTGCTTCGGTAGTGAATGAGGAACAGGTTGCAATTGTGCAGGAAACCGGTGAAAAAAATTGGTGGCTGCATGAGACACCGATGCCCGATACGCTGAAGATTTACAGCACGACAGAAGAAGCGATAGCGGCAAAACCACATGCGACACTGCTTATTACCGATCGCATTATCGAAAAAGAGGAAGAAGTATTACTTGAAAACGGTGTCATTTACCGCCCAAAATCCATTGTATTAGGTATGGGTTGTAATCGAGGGACATCTGCCGAAGAAATTGAACAATTAATTGATGAAACGCTTTCAGAACTGAAGCTGAGCAAAAAAAGCGTCAAGGCAATCGCGACAATCGATTTAAAAAAGGATGAGCCCGGTTTCCTGCAAGTAACGGCAAGGAACAACTGGCAGTTTATTACGTATACACCGGCAGAGCTGAATGAAATGCCGCTGCAAAATCCATCTGAAACGGTCTTTAAATTTACAGGGGCATACGGAGTCAGTGAACCTGCAGCATTACGGTGTGCCAATGCGACAGATTGGCTTCTGGAAAAAAAGAAATGCGGCAATGCAACCATCTCAATTGCACGAATTACTTTTGATGAGGAGGTAACGGAATGA
- the cobM gene encoding precorrin-4 C(11)-methyltransferase, whose product MKKIWIIGAGPGDPELITVKGLKLLQQADVVMYTDSLVSETLVAEARADAEVIRTAGMHLQEMVDCIVERVNAGKTVVRLHTGDPAMYGATMEQVALLKNHNIGYEVVPGVSSVFAAAAAVGAELTVPDLTQTLILTRAEGRTPVPEREKLQALASHHCTIAMFLSATLTKKITKELQAAGWSDDTPVAVIQRASWPDQKIVRTTIAELDEAMRTNGIRKHAMILAGWALDPTIHEKDYRSKLYDATFTHGFRKGVKVDD is encoded by the coding sequence ATGAAGAAAATTTGGATTATAGGTGCAGGTCCCGGCGATCCGGAATTAATTACTGTGAAAGGCCTTAAATTGCTTCAACAGGCCGATGTTGTCATGTATACAGATTCATTAGTTAGTGAAACTCTAGTTGCCGAAGCCCGAGCGGATGCAGAAGTGATCCGTACTGCAGGCATGCATTTACAGGAGATGGTCGATTGCATCGTAGAACGCGTCAATGCGGGGAAAACGGTAGTGCGTTTACATACGGGTGACCCGGCAATGTACGGAGCAACAATGGAGCAAGTTGCATTGTTAAAAAACCATAATATCGGCTATGAAGTAGTTCCAGGGGTGAGTTCTGTCTTTGCTGCAGCCGCAGCCGTAGGAGCCGAATTGACGGTACCTGACTTAACGCAAACTTTGATCTTAACACGAGCAGAAGGACGTACACCGGTACCTGAGCGTGAAAAACTGCAAGCGTTGGCAAGCCATCATTGCACGATTGCGATGTTTTTAAGTGCCACATTGACGAAAAAGATTACAAAAGAGCTGCAGGCTGCGGGCTGGTCGGATGATACGCCGGTTGCCGTTATTCAACGTGCTTCATGGCCGGATCAAAAAATTGTTCGTACGACAATTGCCGAACTGGATGAAGCGATGCGCACAAATGGCATTCGCAAACATGCGATGATTTTAGCCGGCTGGGCACTTGATCCGACTATCCATGAGAAAGATTACCGTTCAAAATTATACGATGCCACATTTACACATGGTTTCCGTAAAGGTGTGAAAGTCGATGATTAA
- a CDS encoding cobyrinate a,c-diamide synthase, translated as MNRFVLAGTGSGVGKTTFTIGIMRALMKRGLTVQGFKCGPDYIDPTYHTAVTKRVSRNIDSYMMSEDVVRTIVSRNSMDSDVSIIEGVMGFYDGKSPLSNEGSAAHISEITNSPVILILNAASMARSVAAVVKGFQQLDENAQIVGVIANQLGSKGHYEIIKTAIEHECNVPVLGYLQKGAVPALPSRHLGLVPAIERGELDPYFDELAEAIEATVDLDLLLQVTKAAELDQTSKIFESQDNMQEIHLAVAKDAAFNFYYEENFELLKANGAKLHFFSPLDNEPVPEQAQGLYIGGGFPEEFADKLAQNEQAKNSIKLAIEKGIPTLAECGGFMYLTEEIFNREGNGYKMLGVIPGIVRMQNKLAALGYREITGVEGNFLIGEQEFAKGHEFHYSVYEGNHETPAYFTKGRFGAKQEGYSHGNLVAGYTHFHFASNPQLVKNWLAACLEVSV; from the coding sequence ATGAATCGATTCGTATTAGCTGGAACTGGAAGTGGCGTAGGAAAAACGACATTTACAATTGGGATTATGCGTGCACTGATGAAGCGCGGCTTAACTGTTCAAGGTTTTAAATGTGGTCCGGATTATATCGATCCTACGTATCATACAGCTGTAACGAAGCGGGTTTCACGCAATATTGACAGTTATATGATGTCAGAGGATGTTGTACGCACAATTGTCTCGAGAAACAGTATGGATTCAGATGTTTCAATTATTGAAGGGGTAATGGGATTTTACGATGGGAAGTCGCCATTATCGAATGAAGGATCGGCGGCACATATTAGTGAAATTACAAACAGTCCGGTGATTTTAATTCTCAACGCAGCGAGTATGGCCCGAAGTGTCGCTGCTGTTGTAAAAGGATTCCAGCAGTTGGATGAGAATGCTCAGATCGTTGGGGTTATTGCCAATCAGTTGGGAAGTAAAGGCCACTATGAAATTATTAAAACAGCGATCGAGCATGAATGCAATGTCCCAGTTCTCGGCTATTTGCAAAAAGGTGCGGTGCCGGCATTGCCGAGCCGCCATTTAGGTTTAGTTCCGGCAATTGAACGAGGAGAGCTCGATCCATATTTCGATGAGCTTGCAGAAGCTATCGAAGCAACGGTCGATCTGGACTTATTGTTACAAGTCACAAAAGCGGCCGAATTGGACCAGACTTCAAAGATTTTTGAATCACAAGATAACATGCAAGAAATTCATTTAGCGGTTGCAAAAGATGCAGCATTCAATTTTTATTACGAAGAAAATTTTGAATTACTAAAGGCTAACGGTGCAAAACTGCATTTCTTTTCGCCGCTTGACAATGAACCGGTTCCTGAACAGGCACAAGGTTTATATATTGGCGGAGGGTTCCCCGAAGAATTTGCAGACAAGCTTGCACAGAATGAACAGGCAAAAAATTCGATCAAATTAGCGATTGAAAAAGGAATACCGACACTTGCTGAGTGCGGCGGCTTCATGTATTTAACGGAAGAAATTTTCAACCGTGAAGGAAATGGCTACAAAATGCTTGGTGTCATTCCGGGGATCGTTCGTATGCAAAATAAGCTGGCGGCATTAGGCTACAGAGAAATTACCGGTGTGGAGGGGAACTTTTTAATCGGTGAACAGGAGTTTGCAAAAGGGCACGAATTCCATTATTCCGTTTATGAAGGAAATCACGAAACACCTGCGTATTTCACAAAAGGACGCTTTGGGGCGAAACAGGAAGGGTACTCACATGGAAATCTAGTCGCTGGATATACACATTTTCATTTCGCATCCAATCCGCAACTCGTGAAAAATTGGTTGGCAGCTTGTTTGGAGGTAAGCGTATGA
- the cobI gene encoding precorrin-2 C(20)-methyltransferase, producing the protein MTIGTLIGLGVGPGDPELITVKAFRMLKECPVIAYPQKLRGSKSYAQRIIDVYVNPAEKEMLGLVFPMTKDEDTLQEAWSKSADKIYAHLKEGRDVAFVTEGDPMLFSTYIHLMKLMKEMHPDVPMKSIAGISSFNGTANRLSIPLADGDDHVAMIPATSDMAEMRRVIETHDGIVFIKVAKVLDDMFDLLKEMNLLEKTHVVTKVTSDEEIIWNTNELRGAELNYLSCMVVRK; encoded by the coding sequence ATGACAATCGGTACATTAATCGGATTAGGTGTTGGACCAGGAGATCCGGAACTTATTACAGTAAAAGCTTTTCGAATGCTGAAAGAATGCCCGGTCATTGCCTATCCGCAAAAATTGCGCGGCAGTAAATCGTATGCACAGCGAATAATCGATGTGTACGTCAATCCGGCGGAAAAGGAAATGCTTGGGCTTGTATTCCCGATGACGAAAGACGAGGATACGTTGCAGGAAGCATGGTCTAAATCCGCAGATAAAATCTATGCACATTTAAAAGAAGGTCGGGATGTCGCTTTTGTAACAGAAGGAGATCCGATGCTTTTTAGTACATATATACACTTGATGAAATTGATGAAGGAAATGCATCCCGACGTCCCGATGAAGTCGATTGCTGGAATTTCTTCGTTTAATGGAACGGCCAATCGCTTAAGCATTCCATTGGCAGACGGCGATGACCATGTAGCAATGATTCCGGCAACTTCGGATATGGCAGAGATGCGCCGTGTTATCGAGACACATGACGGGATTGTGTTCATTAAGGTAGCGAAAGTATTGGATGACATGTTCGATTTACTTAAAGAGATGAACTTACTTGAAAAAACGCATGTCGTGACAAAAGTAACCTCAGATGAAGAAATAATTTGGAATACGAATGAATTGCGTGGCGCGGAGCTCAATTACTTATCATGTATGGTGGTGCGAAAATAA
- the cobK gene encoding precorrin-6A reductase: MILFLAGTSDARELAVQLMKAGYDLVATVVTDSAAASLQEAKVPYHVGRLNEQQMKELIEERHVTTVVDASHPYAEEASKTAMAAADLTGIPYIRYERPQQSYVNPLVTEVETYKEAAIVASAHSGTVMLTTGSKTLAVFTEQLIQNENIRLVCRMLPNKENMDKCDALGVKQRDIIAIQGPFSKALNKALYEQFSTTLIITKESGKVGSVDEKMEAALELGIPVILIKRPKIQYENVCTSFEKVFEKLGGK, translated from the coding sequence ATGATTTTATTTCTAGCAGGAACAAGTGATGCAAGAGAGCTGGCGGTTCAGTTAATGAAAGCTGGCTATGATTTGGTAGCGACTGTTGTTACGGATTCTGCTGCTGCAAGTCTACAGGAAGCGAAAGTTCCGTATCATGTCGGCCGTTTAAATGAGCAGCAAATGAAGGAACTGATCGAAGAACGACACGTAACAACGGTTGTGGATGCAAGTCATCCGTATGCAGAAGAGGCTTCAAAAACAGCGATGGCTGCTGCAGATTTAACGGGTATTCCCTATATCCGATATGAACGTCCTCAGCAGAGCTATGTAAATCCGCTCGTGACGGAAGTGGAAACATATAAAGAAGCGGCAATTGTTGCATCCGCACATTCAGGAACAGTTATGTTGACGACAGGCAGTAAAACGCTTGCCGTTTTTACAGAGCAATTAATACAGAACGAAAATATTCGTCTCGTATGCCGGATGCTGCCAAATAAAGAGAATATGGATAAATGCGATGCACTTGGTGTGAAACAGCGCGATATTATCGCAATTCAAGGACCGTTTTCTAAAGCATTGAATAAAGCGCTTTACGAGCAATTCAGCACAACGCTCATTATTACAAAGGAAAGCGGAAAAGTCGGATCGGTCGACGAGAAGATGGAGGCGGCTTTAGAGCTTGGGATTCCCGTTATTTTAATTAAAAGACCAAAAATCCAATATGAAAATGTATGCACTTCATTCGAGAAAGTGTTTGAAAAATTAGGAGGCAAATAA
- a CDS encoding precorrin-2 dehydrogenase/sirohydrochlorin ferrochelatase family protein, with the protein MSYFPLMINIDYKKVVIVGGGNVARQKVEALLPTNAHITIVSPTVTDRLKIYITEGRAVWKQKRFEPADLDDAALIFAATNDESVNDAVEEATQHWQLLNRADALGRMDFMNPAVVRRGDFVVTVSTTGASPALTRKVKRDLEGQYDESYAQYVAFLKEARLLILKNYEGDAKKAALAQLLEPEILDWIEQKNEEKCAQFLRQIEAGEVN; encoded by the coding sequence ATGAGTTATTTTCCGTTAATGATTAATATCGATTATAAGAAAGTGGTAATTGTCGGTGGAGGCAATGTAGCCCGTCAAAAAGTGGAAGCATTATTACCTACGAATGCCCACATTACCATCGTCAGTCCGACAGTAACGGATAGGTTAAAGATTTATATAACTGAAGGCAGAGCAGTCTGGAAACAAAAACGTTTTGAACCGGCTGATTTAGACGATGCAGCTCTCATTTTTGCGGCAACTAATGACGAATCGGTAAACGATGCCGTGGAAGAAGCGACACAGCATTGGCAGTTATTAAATCGTGCAGATGCTTTAGGACGTATGGACTTTATGAACCCTGCCGTTGTCCGCAGAGGAGATTTTGTTGTCACAGTTTCGACAACCGGTGCAAGTCCGGCACTTACCAGAAAAGTAAAAAGGGACTTAGAGGGACAATACGATGAAAGTTATGCACAGTATGTTGCATTTTTAAAGGAAGCGCGTCTACTCATTCTTAAAAATTATGAAGGCGATGCCAAAAAAGCAGCGCTTGCTCAATTACTTGAACCTGAAATACTGGATTGGATTGAGCAAAAGAATGAGGAAAAATGTGCGCAGTTTTTACGTCAGATTGAAGCGGGAGAAGTCAATTGA
- a CDS encoding cob(I)yrinic acid a,c-diamide adenosyltransferase, translated as MARKGMLLVYTGEGKGKTTASLGVTLRAIGRGMNVKYFQFIKSPQRTYGEQIALRKLGVETVQLGIGFTWTKTPEEHREALKKAWQIVKKELQDETTDLLVLDELNNALAISKFPIDDVLPLEEVIEVIRNRPATMHLVVTGRSAHPDLIAMADLVSTVDATKHYYSEQDVTAMKGLEF; from the coding sequence ATGGCGAGAAAAGGAATGCTGCTCGTATATACGGGTGAAGGAAAAGGCAAAACAACCGCTTCATTAGGTGTGACGTTGCGTGCAATCGGGCGTGGTATGAATGTGAAATATTTTCAGTTTATTAAATCGCCGCAACGTACATATGGAGAACAAATTGCACTTCGTAAATTAGGTGTCGAAACCGTTCAGCTCGGCATTGGTTTTACATGGACAAAAACACCGGAAGAACATAGAGAAGCGTTAAAAAAGGCTTGGCAAATTGTAAAAAAAGAGTTGCAGGATGAAACGACTGATTTACTAGTTTTGGATGAGTTAAATAATGCATTGGCGATTTCAAAATTCCCGATTGATGATGTTTTACCTTTAGAAGAAGTAATTGAAGTAATCCGTAATCGACCGGCCACAATGCATTTAGTCGTTACAGGACGATCAGCACATCCGGATTTGATTGCAATGGCTGATCTGGTATCAACCGTTGATGCGACAAAACATTATTACAGCGAGCAGGACGTCACAGCGATGAAGGGGCTGGAGTTTTAG
- a CDS encoding cobalt-precorrin-5B (C(1))-methyltransferase produces MNEQKKRNKKDPSEMRHGYTTGACATAMTKAALYALVTGEVPEHVTIHLPVGKDATFTVASFAVKDNEVMCETIKDAGDDPDATHKARIQSTVRFVEKSGVHLDGGIGVGRVTKAGLPVPVGEAAINPVPRKMLHGVVEEAIQLFQIDKGVEVIISVPDGEEIAKKTLNARLGILGGISILGTRGTVVPFSSSAYMASIVQAISVAKEAGCDHLVITTGGRSEKYAMKQYPHLPEEAFIEMGDFVGFTLKHIARKEIPQVSLVGMMGKFSKVAQGVMMVHSKSAPISFPFLAEIAKKAGADTEIIEQILHANTASQVGEIMQGNDQFFEALCKNCCYFALDHMKAKLRVSTSLYAMNGDMLGKAENIEQLDENDWYRG; encoded by the coding sequence ATGAACGAGCAAAAGAAGCGAAATAAAAAAGATCCGTCGGAAATGCGTCACGGCTATACAACAGGAGCTTGTGCAACTGCGATGACAAAGGCTGCCTTGTACGCACTTGTGACCGGAGAAGTTCCTGAACATGTAACGATTCATTTACCTGTCGGGAAGGATGCCACATTTACGGTGGCATCCTTTGCAGTAAAAGACAATGAAGTGATGTGTGAAACGATTAAGGATGCCGGGGACGATCCGGATGCAACACATAAAGCACGCATTCAAAGTACGGTTCGCTTTGTAGAAAAAAGCGGTGTCCATCTGGACGGTGGAATCGGTGTCGGTCGTGTGACAAAAGCAGGACTGCCCGTCCCTGTCGGTGAAGCGGCAATTAACCCTGTTCCACGAAAAATGCTTCATGGTGTCGTCGAAGAAGCGATTCAACTTTTCCAGATTGACAAAGGGGTCGAAGTGATTATTTCCGTTCCGGACGGTGAGGAAATTGCGAAGAAGACGTTAAATGCAAGGCTTGGTATACTGGGCGGCATTTCTATATTAGGTACGCGCGGTACGGTCGTGCCCTTTTCAAGTTCTGCCTATATGGCAAGTATCGTGCAGGCAATCAGTGTTGCAAAAGAAGCAGGCTGTGACCATCTAGTCATTACAACCGGAGGTCGCAGTGAAAAATATGCAATGAAGCAATATCCGCATTTACCGGAAGAAGCATTTATAGAGATGGGAGATTTTGTCGGATTTACATTAAAGCATATTGCTCGTAAAGAGATTCCCCAAGTATCGCTTGTCGGGATGATGGGGAAATTTTCTAAGGTAGCACAGGGTGTCATGATGGTGCATTCAAAAAGTGCACCTATCAGTTTCCCGTTTTTGGCTGAAATCGCGAAAAAAGCTGGAGCTGATACAGAAATAATCGAGCAAATATTACATGCGAATACGGCATCACAAGTAGGGGAAATCATGCAGGGGAATGACCAATTTTTTGAAGCGCTTTGTAAAAACTGCTGTTACTTTGCACTAGATCATATGAAAGCGAAATTACGTGTTTCCACATCGCTGTATGCAATGAACGGGGACATGCTGGGAAAGGCTGAGAATATTGAACAATTGGATGAAAATGATTGGTATCGGGGATAA
- the cobA gene encoding uroporphyrinogen-III C-methyltransferase, whose translation MSGFVYIVGAGPGDPKLLTIRALECIQVADVILYDRLVNPEILKHATPHCELIYCGKEPGKHGLIQNEIHRVLVEKAQQNKQVVRLKGGDPFVFGRGAEEAAILRYEKIDFEIVPGITAGIAAPAYAGIPVTHRDYATSFAIVTGHGREEKGQDFLSWASLAQIDTIAFYMSIGNIEHITKSLITHGKKPTTPVAVIEWGTTSNQRTITGQLETISEQIQQQKMLNPSMILVGDVVGMREEIAWFNERIETTC comes from the coding sequence TTGAGTGGATTTGTTTATATAGTGGGTGCTGGACCGGGTGATCCGAAATTACTGACAATCCGTGCTTTAGAGTGCATTCAGGTAGCGGATGTCATTTTATATGACAGATTAGTGAACCCCGAAATTTTAAAACACGCAACACCCCACTGTGAATTAATTTATTGTGGCAAAGAACCGGGAAAGCATGGCCTGATCCAGAACGAAATTCATCGTGTGCTGGTAGAAAAAGCACAGCAGAACAAGCAGGTTGTCCGTCTAAAAGGCGGCGATCCATTCGTCTTTGGACGAGGCGCAGAAGAAGCAGCTATTCTTCGGTACGAGAAAATAGATTTTGAAATTGTCCCGGGCATTACTGCAGGAATCGCGGCACCGGCATATGCAGGCATACCTGTTACACATCGCGATTATGCGACAAGCTTTGCGATTGTAACCGGGCATGGCCGTGAGGAAAAGGGGCAGGATTTTTTAAGCTGGGCAAGTCTCGCACAAATCGATACGATTGCATTTTATATGAGTATTGGCAATATCGAACATATTACAAAAAGCCTTATTACACACGGAAAGAAACCGACAACACCTGTTGCAGTGATTGAATGGGGAACAACAAGCAATCAGCGTACAATTACAGGTCAATTAGAGACGATTTCCGAACAGATTCAGCAGCAAAAAATGCTTAACCCTTCGATGATTTTAGTCGGGGATGTCGTAGGAATGCGTGAAGAAATTGCATGGTTTAATGAAAGGATTGAGACAACATGTTAG